Proteins from one Anopheles nili chromosome 2, idAnoNiliSN_F5_01, whole genome shotgun sequence genomic window:
- the LOC128720135 gene encoding P-granule-associated novel protein 1-like encodes MVHQTKTHVAVVLLSTVLFSLHSFAEITHECTIKKGADENMCVFRNIVYGATTPDVTFKAPSSKVHSVAFENSSLEHIPEQFLAVFPNLRALYVPDVNLTSVVIPMKLERLNAANNRITNVIVHQTRETTTMLELMLDSNNLHDVSNLTQLVKLEILNLSGNKDLPKDDTVDLERFRGLDNLRHLLLADMSMLYIENEKQVAFPELELLELSSNNLLTDSLNVQVFAPMKALQILRLAYNQLTNLDVMQLTANNPQLKQIYLEGNNFACNHQLKMLEFLKEAGIDTPVTNSNPRCMVGFELRNHMCCKWTIPDASEVSTVEVTVTTHVDELTTSTVTPVTSGPKSNIDKNHASSVTLANVGSMLVCLSLVAMAKLVSF; translated from the exons ATGgtacaccaaacaaaaac CCATGTCGCTGTGGTGCTGCTCAGCACCGTGCTGTTTTCGTTGCATTCCTTCGCCGAAATAACGCACGAATGCACCATCAAGAAGGGAGCGGACGAGAACATGTGCGTATTCCGGAACATTGTGTACGGTGCGACCACACCGGACGTTACATTTAAGGCGCCCTCGTCCAAGGTGCATTCCGTGGCATTCGAAAACAGCTCGCTGGAACACATCCCGGAGCAGTTCCTGGCCGTTTTTCCCAACCTGCGGGCACTATACGTACCCGATGTGAACCTCACCTCGGTGGTGATCCCTATGAAGCTGGAACGACTGAACGCCGCGAACAATCGCATCACGAACGTCATCGTTCACCAGACACGTGAGACCACGACCATGCTCGAGCTGATGCTTGACTCGAACAACCTGCATGACGTGTCCAACCTGACCCAGCTAGTGAAGCTGGAGATTCTCAATCTTAGCGGCAACAAGGATCTGCCGAAAGACGACACCGTCGATCTGGAACGGTTTCGAGGGCTCGACAACCTGCGCCACCTGCTGCTCGCGGACATGAGCATGCTGTACATCGAGAACGAGAAGCAGGTGGCATTTCCGGAGCTGGAGCTGCTCGAGCTCTCCAGCAACAACCTGCTGACGGATAGCCTGAATGTGCAGGTATTTGCACCGATGAAGGCGCTGCAGATCCTGCGACTGGCGTACAACCAGCTCACCAATTTGGACGTGATGCAGCTGACCGCCAACAACCCGCAGCTGAAACAGATCTACCTCGAAGGAAATAATTTCGCCTGCAACCACCAGCTGAAGATGCTAGAGTTCCTCAAAGAAGCCGGCATTGACACGCCAGTCACGAACTCAAATCCTCGCTGCATGGTGGGCTTTGAATTACGAAATCATATGTGTTGCAAGTGGACGATACCGGATGCGTCCGAGGTGTCCACCGTCGAAGTGACCGTGACAACACACGTGGACGAACTAACCACGAGCACGGTTACACCGGTAACGAGCGGTCCGAAATCGAACATTGACAAGAATCACGCATCGTCGGTCACGTTGGCCAATGTCGGTAGCATGCTGGTTTGCCTCTCGTTGGTGGCCATGGCTAAGCTGGTGTCATTCTAA
- the LOC128722063 gene encoding uncharacterized protein LOC128722063 — MIKRNYDVQHVAASTGLASSRHGKSSSNLLDKLTKRYSGVLGARFLRKTPGRKSGVAEPLSASYDMCGSRSDDFRPEIGAPVLISKTTRFDFDTDSSLEQLPLPNLPPAGGSPRGRMSTQTPTTSEDSENDVFVDANSSLPNFGEIKFTFLPESNNNCRGFQDENVRQAYDATGLVKGRRTKSAHNLHLPDGRLSLVKAPSLNMSVCEPTGNGTVLSSVPNSPAVESIYDFPRSTRSDGIRKPRGESTYDLTRSHHVLNEISLSLVSDGEAHLYQNLPSPGEPPRYDVPPGFRRDSSTSTNGDQDQDEREDEEFDLKSASFQSLADAGPGAGQLAVSMDELDDLTRQINQSTVALGLVAGHPDSGEYCEHRQQLHPSERRLTLLRNRTAPSKHLLDFDRRRAKITKKWSGFKSWIGEEQGRIREVVQKHAAMQRVGGEPAGGDRVRRHNSDLATTAGSEQDTRPSVEPEPETTSPESSVVQRDRTLSSEDRDGARTIQRKSANAEVLEGQNGFEEVRRFVKQGGDFGKDLIAILHERTEIEQLYAKSLSKIANKLNKACRDLPGTIADSWRSVSTELEGRSEVHRQFSNTLAEEVVKPLKVIIESQHKARKTIETNVDKSSRILAEWRTAEIKAKKSSHAAARDNEKLQDAMLDVKLQRTPSIGLLHKTTEKDVKVSEKDTSKLEGKRKKAEEAVKKADVEYYTLCIRAERARVDWEMSVLRGSSMLQTLESQRLAQFKTYASDYLKLSTEMSPLLTKTVDRLSPQVTMCSVAKDLDVLKNIRRATEGPSEQLLPDFYCEHTTLAMNRERRKQSLVKLLQLIRQDLDRERRSRNGLKGFSQTLDKNGESNQNIADKLYHIRSMLTYLEGARYKLQSALLELDHKPRSSHPLAQHIQITRDRTGLQTSVLKVPLWLKHDQDETDSNLETVTANGQTTVLSTEDGSDQNCLDIKNDTLIKHIVHKYARNGCNGDDTHYTTGKAGKSALHDDHHHGPAWDRGVADGVSNQPDSDFDEFSSQDEDEDRCSVAPKQLLENGCHPALVNGGDTNGNHPDCGETAQSVVIGRCRALFNYTPKLYDELELQPGDILEVHIKQEDGWWLGALRGQIGIFPATYVEEIP, encoded by the exons atGATCAAGCGGAATTACGACGTACAGCACGTGGCAGCGTCCACCGGATTGGCGAGTTCCCGCCACGGAAAATCGTCCTCAAACCTGCTCGACAAGCTAACGAAGCGATACTCGGGCGTGCTGGGGGCACGCTTCCTTCGGAAAACCCCTGGCCGGAAGTCGGGTGTAGCGGAACCATTGTCCGCCAGCTACGACATGTGCGGATCACGATCGGACGACTTCCGGCCCGAAATCGGTGCCCCGGTGCTCATTTCAAAAACGACCCGTTTCGACTTCGACACGGACTCGTCACTCGAGCAGCTACCCTTACCAAACCTCCCACCGGCGGGTGGATCCCCCCGAGGACGCATGTCCACCCAAACCCCCACCACGTCGGAGGACAGCGAAAACGACGTGTTTGTGGACGCGAACAGTTCGCTGCCGAACTTCGGTGAGATTAAGTTCACCTTTCTGCccgagagcaacaacaactgcCGTGGGTTTCAGGACGAAAATGTGCGCCAGGCGTACGATGCGACGGGGTTGGTGAAGGGCCGTCGGACGAAATCCGCCCACAATCTTCACCTGCCCGATGGGCGGCTTTCCCTCGTGAAGGCACCATCTTTGAACATGTCGGTGTGCGAACCCACGGGGAATGGTACCGTTTTGTCGTCAGTCCCGAACAGCCCAGCCGTGGAAAGTATCTACGATTTCCCGCGGAGCACGCGTTCGGATGGGATCCGGAAACCACGGGGTGAATCGACGTACGATCTGACTCGATCGCATCACGTGCTGAACGAGATCAGCCTGTCGTTGGTGAGTGATGGTGAGGCGCATTTGTACCAGAACCTACCGAGTCCGGGTGAACCGCCGCGGTACGATGTTCCGCCGGGATTCCGGCGTGACTCCTCCACGTCCACGAATGGGGACCAGGACCAGGACGAACGTGAGGACGAAGAATTCGATCTAAAGTCAGCGAGTTTCCAGAGTCTGGCTGATGCAGGACCTGGCGCAGGTCAGTTAGCTGTATCGATGGATGAGTTGGACGATTTGACACGTCAGATAAATCAATCGACAGTGGCACTTGGACTCGTCGCCGGTCACCCAGACAGTGGGGAATATTGTGAACACCGTCAGCAATTGCACCCATCCGAACGGAGACTCACGTTGCTGCGGAATCGAACTGCACCGAGCAAACACCTGCTAGATTTTGACCGGCGTCGGGCGAAGATCACGAAAAAATGGAGCGGATTTAAGAGCTGGATCGGTGAGGAACAGGGCCGCATTCGGGAGGTGGTGCAGAAGCACGCCGCCATGCAACGTGTCGGTGGGGAACCGGCGGGTGGTGACCGGGTTCGACGCCACAACAGCGATCTGGCAACGACGGCTGGGAGTGAGCAGGATACGCGTCCATCggtggaaccggaaccggaaacgacgTCACCGGAATCGAGTGTGGTTCAGCGAGATCGGACGCTGTCGTCGGAGGATCGGGATGGGGCGCGAACGATTCAGCGGAAGAGTGCGAATGCGGAGGTTCTAGAG GGACAGAATGGGTTCGAGGAGGTGCGCCGGTTCGTTAAGCAAGGAGGCGATTTTGGTAAGGATTTGATCGCGATCTTGCACGAGCGAACGGAGATCGAGCAGCTGTACGCAAAGTCACTCTCAAAGATCGCCAACAAGCTGAACAAAGCGTGCCGGGATCTGCCCGGTACGATAGCCGATTCGTGGCGGTCCGTTTCAACCGAGCTGGAAGGACGCAGCGAGGTACATCGCCAGTTCTCGAACACCCTCGCGGAGGAGGTCGTGAAGCCGTTGAAGGTGATCATCGAAAGCCAACACAAGGCgcgcaaaacgatcgaaacgaaCGTAGACAAATCCTCACGCATCCTGGCGGAATGGAGGACGGCCGAAATTAAAGCAAAGAAGAGCTCACACGCGGCCGCCCGGGACAACGAGAAACTGCAGGATGCGATGCTGGACGTGAA ACTTCAGCGAACCCCCTCGATCGGGTTGTTGCACAAAACCACGGAAAAGGACGTGAAGGTGTCGGAAAAGGACACCAGCAAGCTCGAGGGCAAACGAAAGAAGGCCGAAGAAGCGGTCAAAAAAGCGGACGTGGAGTACTACACGCTGTGCATCCGTGCCGAGCGAGCCCGCGTCGATTGGGAGATGTCCGTGCTGCGTGGTTCCTCGATGCTGCAGACACTGGAAAGCCAACGGTTGGCGCAGTTCAAAACGTACGCCTCCGACTACCTCAAACTGTCGACGGAAATGAGCCCGCTGCTTACGAAAACGGTCGACCGGTTGAGCCCGCAGGTGACAATGTGTAGCGTGGCGAAGGATCTGGACGTGCTGAAGAACATTCGCCGGGCGACGGAAGGTCCTAGCGAACAGCTTCTGCCCGATTTCTACTGCGAGCACACGACGCTGGCCATGAACCGGGAGCGGCGGAAACAGTCGCTCGTCAAGCTGCTGCAGCTCATCCGCCAGGACCTGGATCGGGAGCGTCGATCGCGTAACGGACTGAAGGGATTCTCCCAAACGCTCGACAAGAACGGTGAAAGCAACCAGAACATTGCCGATAAGCTGTATCAC ATACGATCGATGCTCACGTACCTGGAGGGAGCCAGATATAAGCTGCAATCAGCGCTGCTGGAACTCGATCACAAGCCACGCTCGAGTCACCCCCTTGCACAACACATTCAG ATAACACGCGATCGTACCGGTTTGCAGACGAGTGTGCTGAAGGTTCCCTTGTGGCTCAAGCACGATCAGGACGAGACGGATAGCAACCTGGAAACGGTGACCGCCAACGGACAAACGACAGTGCTCAGTACGGAGGACGGTTCGGACCAGAATTGCTTGGACATCAAGAACGATACGCTGATCAAGCACATCGTGCACAAGTACGCCCGAAACGGGTGCAACGGAGATGACACACACTAT ACGACGGGCAAGGCGGGAAAGTCAGCTCTACACGACGACCATCATCACGGACCGGCGTGGGATCGTGGCGTTGCCGATGGGGTCTCCAATCAACCTGATTCGGATTTTG atgaGTTTTCCTCCCAAGACGAAGACGAAGATCGCTGCTCTGTGGCACCGAAGCAGCTTCTAGAGAACGGTTGCCACCCGGCACTGGTGAATGGCGGTGACACGAACGGAAATCATCCGGATTGTGGCGAAACCGCGCAATCCGTCGTCATCGGACGCTGCCGGGCGCTGTTCAACTACACACCAAAGCTTTACGACGAGTTGGAACTACAGCCCGGCGATATTCTTGAGGTGCACATCAAGCAGGAGGACGGCTGGTGGCTAGGGGCATTGCGCGGTCAGATTGGCATCTTCCCGGCGACGTACGTCGAGGAGATCCCATAG